The Triticum aestivum cultivar Chinese Spring chromosome 7B, IWGSC CS RefSeq v2.1, whole genome shotgun sequence genome window below encodes:
- the LOC123162852 gene encoding elongation factor G, mitochondrial isoform X1 has protein sequence MAMSRRSASHLLSSFRPFSLLLQPLADAPSPAAAAAAASARRAMSSASALRARGDDKELARWRESMDRMRNIGISAHIDSGKTTLTERVLYYTGRIHEIHEVRGRDGVGAKMDSMDLEREKGITIQSAATYCTWNGYQINIIDTPGHVDFTVEVERALRVLDGAILVLCSVGGVQSQSITVDRQMKRYEIPRVAFINKLDRMGADPWKVLNQARAKLRHQSAAVQVPIGLEEEFEGLVDLVELKALKFEGGSGQEVVASDVPSNMQDFVMDKRRELIEVVSEVDDQLAEAFLNDEPITANELKAAIRRATVARKFIPVYMGSAFKNKGVQPLLNGVLDYLPCPLEVENFALDQNKSEEKVSLSGTPAGPLVALAFKLEEGRFGQLTYLRIYEGVIRKGDFIQNVNTGKKIKVPRLVRMHSNEMEDIQEAHAGQIVAVFGVDCSSGDTFTDGSVKYTMTSMHVAEPVMSLAVNPISKDSGGQFSKALNRFQREDPTFRVGLDPESGQTIISGMGELHLDIYVERIRREYKVDAKVGKPRVNFRESITQRAEFDYLHKKQSGGQGQYGRVCGYIEPLPSDAEGKFEFDNMIIGQAIPSNFIPAIEKGFKEACNSGSLIGHPVENIRITLTDGASHQVDSSELAFKLAAIYAFRQCYTAAKPVILEPVMKVELKFPTEFQGTVTGDINKRKGIIVGNDQEGDDTVVVCHVPLNNMFGYSTALRSMTQGKGEFTMEYMEHNTVSQDVQMQLVNAHKATKSAD, from the exons ATGGCCATGTCCCGGCGTtccgcctcccacctcctctcctccttccgccctttctccctcctcctccagccCCTCGCCGACGCCCCCTCGCCCGCGGCCGCGGCCGCAGCGGCGTCGGCTCGCCGGGCGATGTCCTCGGCGTCGGCTCTGCGGGCGCGGGGAGACGACAAGGAGTTGGCGCGGTGGCGCGAGTCCATGGATCGGATGCGGAACATTGGTATCTCCGCGCACATCGACTCCGGGAAGACGACGCTGACGGAGCGGGTCCTGTACTACACCGGCCGGATCCACGAGATCCACGAGGTGCGTGGCCGCGACGGCGTCGGCGCAAAGATGGACTCCATGGACCTCGAGCGCGAGAAGGGCATCACCATCCAGTCGGCAGCTACCTACTGTACCTGGAACGGATACCAG ATTAATATCATTGATACCCCAGGTCACGTGGATTTCACTGTTGAGGTTGAAAGGGCCCTCCGTGTTCTTGATGGTGCTATACTTGTGCTATGTAGTGTTGGTGGTGTACAAAGTCAATCGATTACTGTTGATCGACAAATGAAAAGATATGAAATTCCAAGGGTTGCATTTATTAACAAGTTGGACCGCATGGGAGCTGATCCATGGAAAGTTCTCAACCAG GCTCGGGCCAAACTACGGCACCAGAGTGCAGCTGTACAAGTGCCGATAGGATTGGAAGAGGAGTTTGAGGGCCTTGTTGATCTTGTGGAGTTGAAGGCTTTGAAGTTTGAGGGTGGAAGTGG ACAGGAGGTTGTTGCATCTGATGTCCCATCCAACATGCAAGATTTTGTAATGGACAAGAGACGTGAACTTATTGAAGTTGTTTCAGAAGTAGATGACCAGCTTGCAGAAGCTTTTCTTAATGACGAGCCAATAACAGCTAATGAGCTTAAG GCTGCTATCAGAAGGGCAACAGTAGCGCGCAAGTTCATACCAGTTTACATGGGAAGTGCATTCAAAAATAAG GGTGTTCAACCTCTTCTTAATGGTGTGCTTGACTATCTACCCTGCCCACTGGAAGTTGAGAACTTTGCTCTTGACCAAAACAAGTCAGAAGAGAAG GTTTCATTATCTGGAACTCCAGCTGGTCCACTTGTAGCATTAGCCTTTAAGCTTGAGGAAGGCCGTTTTGGTCAGTTGACATATCTAAG AATCTACGAAGGTGTGATTCGGAAGGGTGACTTCATACAGAATGTAAATACAGGAAAAAAGATCAAA GTTCCACGATTAGTAAGGATGCACTCCAATGAGATGGAG GATATTCAAGAAGCACATGCTGGCCAAATTGTTGCTGTGTTTGGTGTTGATTGCTCGTCAG GTGATACATTTACAGATGGGTCGGTCAAATATACTATGACTTCAATGCATGTCGCTGAACCTGTGATGTCCTTGGCTGTTAACCCGATATCTAAAGATTCTGGAGGACAA TTTTCAAAAGCACTGAATCGATTCCAGAGAGAAGATCCTACTTTCCGTGTAGGTCTGGATCCAGAGAGTGGACAG ACAATTATTTCTGGTATGGGTGAGTTGCATTTGGATATCTATGTTGAACGCATCAGGAGAGAGTACAAG GTTGATGCAAAGGTTGGGAAACCTCGTGTGAACTTCCGGGAATCGATCACCCAGCGTGCTGAATTTGATTACTTGCACAAAAAGCAATCGGGCGGTCAAGGCCAATATGGGCGAGTTTGTGG GTACATTGAGCCTCTTCCATCAGATGCTGAAGGTAAATTCGAATTTGATAACATGATTATTGGACAAGCAATTCCATCCAACTTTATACCAGCGATTGAAAAGGGTTTCAAGGAGGCTTGCAATTC GGGTTCATTAATAGGGCATCCTGTGGAGAATATTAGGATTACACTGACTGATGGGGCTTCACATCAAGTCGATTCCAGTGAGCTTGCGTTTAAGCTAGCTGCTATCTATGCTTTTAGACAG TGTTATACTGCTGCTAAACCTGTTATATTAGAGCCTGTGATGAAGGTGGAACTAAAATTTCCAACAGAGTTTCAGGGCACAGTAACTGGTGACATAAACAA GAGAAAAGGTATTATTGTTGGAAATGACCAGGAAGGCGATGACACAGTTGTAGTATGCCAT GTTCCACTAAACAATATGTTTGGATATTCGACAGCGCTTCGCTCAATGACACAG GGAAAAGGCGAGTTTACAATGGAGTATATGGAGCATAATACTGTCTCGCAGGATGTACAGATGCAGCTTGTGAATGCACATAAGGCCACTAAGAGCGCAGACTGA
- the LOC123162852 gene encoding elongation factor G, mitochondrial isoform X2 has translation MAMSRRSASHLLSSFRPFSLLLQPLADAPSPAAAAAAASARRAMSSASALRARGDDKELARWRESMDRMRNIGISAHIDSGKTTLTERVLYYTGRIHEIHEVRGRDGVGAKMDSMDLEREKGITIQSAATYCTWNGYQINIIDTPGHVDFTVEVERALRVLDGAILVLCSVGGVQSQSITVDRQMKRYEIPRVAFINKLDRMGADPWKVLNQARAKLRHQSAAVQVPIGLEEEFEGLVDLVELKALKFEGGSGQEVVASDVPSNMQDFVMDKRRELIEVVSEVDDQLAEAFLNDEPITANELKAAIRRATVARKFIPVYMGSAFKNKGVQPLLNGVLDYLPCPLEVENFALDQNKSEEKVSLSGTPAGPLVALAFKLEEGRFGQLTYLRIYEGVIRKGDFIQNVNTGKKIKVPRLVRMHSNEMEDIQEAHAGQIVAVFGVDCSSGDTFTDGSVKYTMTSMHVAEPVMSLAVNPISKDSGGQFSKALNRFQREDPTFRVGLDPESGQTIISGMGELHLDIYVERIRREYKVDAKVGKPRVNFRESITQRAEFDYLHKKQSGGQGQYGRVCGYIEPLPSDAEGKFEFDNMIIGQAIPSNFIPAIEKGFKEACNSGSLIGHPVENIRITLTDGASHQVDSSELAFKLAAIYAFRQCYTAAKPVILEPVMKVELKFPTEFQGTVTGDINKRKGIIVGNDQEGDDTVVVCHVPLIYMNNSQDNIFD, from the exons ATGGCCATGTCCCGGCGTtccgcctcccacctcctctcctccttccgccctttctccctcctcctccagccCCTCGCCGACGCCCCCTCGCCCGCGGCCGCGGCCGCAGCGGCGTCGGCTCGCCGGGCGATGTCCTCGGCGTCGGCTCTGCGGGCGCGGGGAGACGACAAGGAGTTGGCGCGGTGGCGCGAGTCCATGGATCGGATGCGGAACATTGGTATCTCCGCGCACATCGACTCCGGGAAGACGACGCTGACGGAGCGGGTCCTGTACTACACCGGCCGGATCCACGAGATCCACGAGGTGCGTGGCCGCGACGGCGTCGGCGCAAAGATGGACTCCATGGACCTCGAGCGCGAGAAGGGCATCACCATCCAGTCGGCAGCTACCTACTGTACCTGGAACGGATACCAG ATTAATATCATTGATACCCCAGGTCACGTGGATTTCACTGTTGAGGTTGAAAGGGCCCTCCGTGTTCTTGATGGTGCTATACTTGTGCTATGTAGTGTTGGTGGTGTACAAAGTCAATCGATTACTGTTGATCGACAAATGAAAAGATATGAAATTCCAAGGGTTGCATTTATTAACAAGTTGGACCGCATGGGAGCTGATCCATGGAAAGTTCTCAACCAG GCTCGGGCCAAACTACGGCACCAGAGTGCAGCTGTACAAGTGCCGATAGGATTGGAAGAGGAGTTTGAGGGCCTTGTTGATCTTGTGGAGTTGAAGGCTTTGAAGTTTGAGGGTGGAAGTGG ACAGGAGGTTGTTGCATCTGATGTCCCATCCAACATGCAAGATTTTGTAATGGACAAGAGACGTGAACTTATTGAAGTTGTTTCAGAAGTAGATGACCAGCTTGCAGAAGCTTTTCTTAATGACGAGCCAATAACAGCTAATGAGCTTAAG GCTGCTATCAGAAGGGCAACAGTAGCGCGCAAGTTCATACCAGTTTACATGGGAAGTGCATTCAAAAATAAG GGTGTTCAACCTCTTCTTAATGGTGTGCTTGACTATCTACCCTGCCCACTGGAAGTTGAGAACTTTGCTCTTGACCAAAACAAGTCAGAAGAGAAG GTTTCATTATCTGGAACTCCAGCTGGTCCACTTGTAGCATTAGCCTTTAAGCTTGAGGAAGGCCGTTTTGGTCAGTTGACATATCTAAG AATCTACGAAGGTGTGATTCGGAAGGGTGACTTCATACAGAATGTAAATACAGGAAAAAAGATCAAA GTTCCACGATTAGTAAGGATGCACTCCAATGAGATGGAG GATATTCAAGAAGCACATGCTGGCCAAATTGTTGCTGTGTTTGGTGTTGATTGCTCGTCAG GTGATACATTTACAGATGGGTCGGTCAAATATACTATGACTTCAATGCATGTCGCTGAACCTGTGATGTCCTTGGCTGTTAACCCGATATCTAAAGATTCTGGAGGACAA TTTTCAAAAGCACTGAATCGATTCCAGAGAGAAGATCCTACTTTCCGTGTAGGTCTGGATCCAGAGAGTGGACAG ACAATTATTTCTGGTATGGGTGAGTTGCATTTGGATATCTATGTTGAACGCATCAGGAGAGAGTACAAG GTTGATGCAAAGGTTGGGAAACCTCGTGTGAACTTCCGGGAATCGATCACCCAGCGTGCTGAATTTGATTACTTGCACAAAAAGCAATCGGGCGGTCAAGGCCAATATGGGCGAGTTTGTGG GTACATTGAGCCTCTTCCATCAGATGCTGAAGGTAAATTCGAATTTGATAACATGATTATTGGACAAGCAATTCCATCCAACTTTATACCAGCGATTGAAAAGGGTTTCAAGGAGGCTTGCAATTC GGGTTCATTAATAGGGCATCCTGTGGAGAATATTAGGATTACACTGACTGATGGGGCTTCACATCAAGTCGATTCCAGTGAGCTTGCGTTTAAGCTAGCTGCTATCTATGCTTTTAGACAG TGTTATACTGCTGCTAAACCTGTTATATTAGAGCCTGTGATGAAGGTGGAACTAAAATTTCCAACAGAGTTTCAGGGCACAGTAACTGGTGACATAAACAA GAGAAAAGGTATTATTGTTGGAAATGACCAGGAAGGCGATGACACAGTTGTAGTATGCCAT GTTCCACTAATCTACATGAACAACAGCCAGGACAACATTTTTGACTAA